A genome region from Anastrepha obliqua isolate idAnaObli1 chromosome 4, idAnaObli1_1.0, whole genome shotgun sequence includes the following:
- the LOC129244732 gene encoding uncharacterized protein LOC129244732 isoform X6 has product MKNMDKNAGGDGSDGKSGVGVGLGGGGSGKAGSSASGGGGAGVHDPSALLDAASLFAYWGRDPATAAAAASNPLFNSQFNAAAAAGLGLLQNPASAANDRYSIAAAAAAAASHHHQNTMAVAASQAASLASLHPASWWSMAQLAAQDYFTRLQASGLSPFAHPDVMAAFGPAALGLGGATGAGGTGVNSAGGGVGALGAGAGGSNVGSGNSSSSSSKSSKSRKEKRQQQQQQQQQQQQNLAAAAAAAAAAAVSANPAAALAGMHGLVGAGGSLNPTSMGMVGSGSTGNTTGVGGSSGGSSSSYKSSSTSYSKPSVSPVLPPPPGSAYDPVQLHKELMAMQAAAASGSSSSSSSSKKSSSHHHTQSHQSSSSGSGGGSSGLGMSSGASTSLGGNNSSNSSNKNSSMSSVSNAAMHHLSALGGNVGGSNSTAHHINALMSPHGSLGASSGMGSGGSNMGDARSSAGSNSSASSSKAERDKNNASLNALSSLSQFGALGMSPQQSMQAAMNAFAASNPAAAAAAAAAASAAASGGKGGKDYMPTGILSAALEGNDHQSLLGVRLPPDTEIIKYTSSIVGPKIPGTTSRGRKKTISDEQQQQQLLAQQQLQQQQQLQKQELDATTNALSSLLAIPGLSPAKRARLEMEYAAMAAAVNVAQQQQHQQQVQQQQQQHQQQQAQQQQQQQQQAQQQQQQQQQQQQQQLQQQHQHALNMAAASGFGGIGVGGTNASSAAQAAAAAAAAAAALGQLSGPAAAAALSASGLGMGAPMGLPGLGGLGGLGSVGGVGGLSSTGRLDPHSMGPTSLSATSSNSRDSSTDRVEVIKLPPTITSNGAYNLSNKNKDLLDLTGDNSSGAGVNLSMKSSSSATSTASNAAAAASALIGTAANPIMIEDYDAPLNLSMKPADKQSSAGAMASSMIGGSSDYSSPVNMGGTVAVPSGSGGSNSLQSLTSITAALGGGSTTPLPCGGAGGSGGNTGSSGSAGSSGGGSSGDRSGQPPFKEGRPRNLGRGVSKPKKNTVASLLAQSRAVGIKPMLATQQLLQQGADLEKIRQALNEANAQLDLSTDSESVAAESGLSESESEDANILNVTELRVPLDLGWKRETVIRGLTKAGQIRGEVVYYAPGSTVALKNIGQVISHLEKNPSKLTRDNFSFSSRAIVGSFLQPAPPPYANDGEYIRMTDEDVAKRLEDLKIFTRQTLNVEQRIEIAKQQQVMRDAKKQQKEEMARNKEKARQEKNEKLEQQRKEKELKNQQMIEARKKRQEELERIKQEELLKKQQEKEKKRQEAILAKEQELQKQKEALLAAELERERRRQHMALVRQLEARRKFVEREKKKHQMILDRLILREKRMAIRKRDSEILAQIRKPQEDSEVTHPHELAELERIGGNRLPGQAMADLLMVFEFLHNFGETLGFDMESLPTLQNLHDALISDSNPDAEEELLSVMTHLLVCAIEDPGIPNPGRHTTLLGQSLRNADITNSNVSEILRIYLYATATGEIRQLHGITMDRERERRIPDHHQVDAETASHSGKNAEYYKLLHENETWKLSHSLKNRPFVALNPTRKAQILAHLCNDLLMNKAVLKQIDGSLETCAQMRKEKYMTDMKVRKYKALHQRKARIEAYEKAQAEREAAMQAAIAAQQKADAERMQKEAEAAAAAAAEAAANAAVAANANTATENTGDEKDGDGSKTNTAAADGANGGDALSSSNANNPVTPESAEHNNSSTTNNGENHNKEVNDTIAERSDKMDVDGETASINNGEDSNAAKCDNKEQSMPVAVAINASATTTVVGANNASDVPPPHMLQTPSLPNVFDGLKYDVSPTKSYTSDSAVTPCKQLKPEEPVLGTTPAYHNGVSNMPGSLPAVCVPATTVPTATPSDLSNLLTKKSGNEDVPADVGLDDDLSDLESEITNVEEDEDNRLSADELQKKLDKILRASMNCKELLEKSTNQLRATCFGQDRFWRRYWKLPKAGGIFIEALESAQNDIFHYQEVLEAEAEEERAAKLANGETEAKDECKEEQGDEIGAETQNVDEHGEECQIESKGASTEKALDTTEDHSMEATAIAVKDDDEKMQVDSVAEVTTTNSVATNNSNNNTNGNNTNTVDVTLSAVIDDDDDDVVLTSKDEPEIVDLRDDDDDDDDVVHTATIPAPKRMDIDADNYGLAKKPHIDAATISTKTDFEAEIKIPAIPAQFNAAIAAAAAAAAAAAAANANATNAIAANAIGEKNCDKNEITMLTPSPSPMGMSMPTPTPTPTPIPTSMIMPMPLPLSMPLSMPMPLPLPIPLPVSTAAQMSSNNTIVSCSNNISISAPSISSVMPSIGGLDVSSTTSAIIDSVVKAEDLKKEDDCFIVSATSGDDALFKQPVNVSDKWFSILDRDLPLMSTEPMDEASLKEYKMAFANVSCDSLFQTQGHPWEVQNVVQYFNVTLDDCKVDPAKFVQECILSLSGLDEKQMEAKIREYEKKMLLAAATAAEGVDSIEAAIASPAESKNCLDSPRQRLKSEEAADSGDEEENDQKYENDCKPSTSAAAAVANLSSSPAIKTDVTKSEGIEEEHTEDKKFFPFLNDTKMDSGGNGECKPTKDTIDGAANEAKENDFNTVRLEIRMDDIAGMSIQNLANMSLQNLTTFLQYDVQTPLSMTPEEQKLLDKVKKEGYPKKITGTYVPRDLRYGWWKLDTFEMLQRVIDSLDPSGLRERDLQENLMRFMQQEDPTIGIKYPMASKPGEDATYMEPDKPHDWNPKIAKRTELALLDQLEALEDKIASASMQLKNWQLPPRIESEINLELEDVTEEDFISIIPMIRERIIDLEANIERRYLKPPLGSQTGDAHLAVIAQNQHTTTQTQNSAAAAAFLMQMQQQQAAAAQQQLINMQQQQTQNVINASAFNERAMAIAAANAAAAAAAAGNASGDAAGGHTANTSGNNSGGDSPASNCDSEKDEKVENIPKGLASWRDAVSRSHTTAQLAMALYVLESCVAWDKSIMKAEKVKTKTKKSKKDKKPKSNKDEIPKVAPTKDKVKMPAKKGLNTSQSNSTPTATTTKAAKKSTPKQAKAQTTPKRSKSANKQKVDGQMLKAAAKTVSMKKVDTTQPPTSTSQPTATQSNPQPQPHPETQNLSHARFKYQRKAKAPISGYVINYVEPASPNSEDTTPEESSNSSASLHDVLAVANTTTAEEGDAKLQKQSSTPKSRKRAKSHKHKKHKKKKYEAEVNSDSESVADEVANARRQVGLSLVKKRMNGMVIATSCVENANDAKAGAESNVGVKYEDGAKPPLTTTIKFNMKGQSGNNAKKTKNSNAKKHKRHT; this is encoded by the exons ATGAAAAACATGGACAAAAATGCCGGCGGCGACGGTAGCGATGGCAAATCGGGTGTCGGCGTCGGTCTGGGTGGTGGCGGCAGTGGTAAGGCCGGCTCTAGCGCCAGTGGGGGCGGTGGAGCCGGTGTGCACGATCCCTCCGCATTGTTGGATGCCGCCTCTTTATTTG CCTACTGGGGTCGCGATCCAGCAACTGCCGCCGCAGCCGCTTCCAATCCGCTATTTAATTCGCAATTTAATGCCGCTGCGGCAGCCGGCCTGGGCTTATTGCAGAACCCGGCTAGCGCGGCAAATGATCGCTATTCGATAGCGGCAGCTGCAGCGGCCGCCGCGTCACATCATCATCAGAATACCATGGCGGTGGCGGCATCCCAAGCAGCTAGTCTGGCTAGCCTGCACCCAGCAA GTTGGTGGTCTATGGCTCAACTGGCAGCTCAAGACTACTTCACCCGTCTGCAAGCTTCTGGTCTGTCACCGTTTGCGCATCCCGATGTAATGGCTGCTTTTGGTCCAGCGGCACTGGGCCTAGGTGGAGCAACCGGTGCAGGCGGTACAGGTGTGAACAGCGCTGGGGGCGGTGTCGGTGCTTTGGGCGCTGGCGCAGGTGGAAGCAATGTCGGCAGTGGCAACAGTTCATCGTCTAGCAGCAAATCGAGCAAATCCCGCAAAGAGAAAcgtcagcaacagcagcagcaacaacaacagcaacaacaaaatctagCTGCCGCAGCAGCGGCGGCAGCTGCAGCAGCAGTAAGTGCTAATCCTGCCGCCGCCTTGGCCGGTATGCACGGACTGGTCGGTGCTGGTGGATCGCTCAATCCCACCTCGATGGGTATGGTTGGTAGTGGCAGTACAGGCAACACCACTGGTGTTGGTGGCAGCAGCGGCGGCAGTAGTTCGTCGTATAAA TCGAGTTCAACCAGCTATAGTAAACCGTCGGTGAGTCCAGTTCTACCGCCACCGCCCGGTTCGGCATACGATCCGGTGCAGCTGCATAAAGAACTGATGGCAATGCAAGCGGCCGCAGCATCTGGTAGCTCTTCCAGTTCCTCATCATCGAAGAAATCCTCATCGCACCACCATACACAGTCACATCAGAGCAGTAGCAGCGGCAGCGGTGGTGGTAGCAGTGGCTTAGGCATGTCCAGTGGAGCTTCCACTTCCCTTGgcggcaacaacagcagcaatagcTCAAATAAAAACTCTTCAATGAGCAGCGTCAGCAATGCGGCAATGCATCATTTGAGTGCGCTAGGCGGCAATGTTGGTGGAAGCAATTCAACGGCGCACCACATCAATGCGTTAATGTCGCCGCATGGCTCATTGGGCGCCAGCAGCGGTATGGGTAGTGGAGGCAGTAATATGGGTGATGCTAGGAGTAGTGCTGGCAGCAACAGTTCGGCTTCGAGCAGCAAAGCGGAGCGGGACAAAAACAACGCTTCGCTAAATGCGCTCAGTTCGCTCTCACAATTCGGCGCACTCGGCATGAGTCCGCAGCAAAGTATGCAAGCGGCAATGAATGCGTTTGCTGCATCCAATCCAGCAGCTGCGGCcgctgcagcagcagcagcctcGGCGGCGGCAAGTGGTGGCAAAGGTGGCAAGGATTACATGCCAACGGGTATACTCAG TGCTGCACTGGAAGGAAA TGATCATCAATCCCTGCTGGGTGTACGCCTGCCGCCCGATACGGAGATTATCAAGTACACGTCGTCCattgtgggaccaaaaataCCCGGTACTACTTCGCGTGGTCGTAAAAAGACTATTTCAgacgaacaacaacaacaacaattacttgcacaacaacaactccaacaacaacaacaattgcaaaaacaagAGCTAGACGCCACAACAAATGCACTCTCCTCTCTGCTGGCAATTCCAGGTCTGAGCCCGGCCAAGCGGGCTAGACTCGAAATGGAGTATGCAGCAATGGCGGCGGCGGTGAATGTCgcccaacagcaacaacaccagcaacaggtgcagcagcagcaacagcaacatcaacaacagcaggctcagcaacagcagcaacaacaacaacaagcccagcaacagcagcagcagcaacaacagcagcaacaacaacaattacaacagcaACATCAGCACGCTTTGAATATGGCAGCCGCTAGTGGTTTCGGTGGCATTGGTGTTGGCGGTACAAATGCAAGTTCGGCAGCCCAAGCGGCCGCAGCTGCAGCGGCTGCGGCTGCTGCGCTTGGACAATTAAGTGGTCCGGCTGCTGCAGCTGCACTAAGTGCCAGTGGTCTTGGCATGGGGGCACCGATGGGTCTTCCCGGTTTGGGCGGCCTGGGTGGTCTCGGCAGTGTCGGTGGTGTTGGAGGCTTAAGCAGCACTGGGCGTCTAGATCCACATTCGATGGGTCCAACCTCACTAAGTGCTACGTCCAGTAATAGTCGTGACTCATCAACAGATCGCGTGGAAGTGATAAAATTACCGCCCACGATCACCTCAAATGGCGCCTAcaatttatcaaataaaaataaagacttGCTCGATCTGACGGGCGACAATAGCAGCGGCGCAGGTGTGAATCTCAGTATGAAATCATCATCGTCTGCCACATCAACGGCAAGTAATGCCGCAGCAGCAGCATCGGCGCTGATCGGTACAGCTGCTAATCCCATAATGATCGAGGACTACGATGCCCCGTTGAATTTGTCAATGAAACCAGCTGACAAGCAGAGTTCTGCAGGTGCCATGGCATCATCTATGATCGGTGGCAGCAGTGACTACAGCAGCCCAGTAAATATGGGCGGCACTGTGGCGGTTCCTTCAGGAAGCGGTGGTTCGAATAGCTTGCAAAGTCTGACCTCGATAACTGCAGCGCTGGGCGGCGGAAGCACCACCCCACTACCATGTGGCGGTGCCGGCGGCAGCGGTGGCAATACGGGAAGCAGTGGCTCGGCCGGTTCCAGCGGTGGGGGAAGCAGTGGTGATCGGTCAGGACAACCGCCGTTTAAGGAGGGGCGACCACGCAACCTGGGGCGTGGCGTGTCTAAGCCGAAAAAGAACACAGTTGCTTCGCTGTTGGCGCAGTCACGTGCAGTGGGTATAAAACCAATGCTAGCCACACAACAGTTGCTCCAACAAGGCGCCGATTTG GAAAAAATTCGACAGGCGCTAAATGAAGCGAACGCACAACTGGACCTTTCCACAGATTCTGAAAGCGTCGCGGCGGAAAGTGGTCTCTCCGAATCTGAGAGTGAAGATGCAAACATTCTAAATGTGACCGAGTTGCGCGTGCCGCTCGATTTGGGTTGGAAGCGTGAAACAGTCATACGTGGGCTAACCAAAGCGGGCCAGATACGCGGGGAGGTGGTGTATTATGCCCCCGGTAGCACAGTGGCGCTCAAGAACATTGGTCAAGTGATCTCT CATTTGGAGAAGAATCCATCGAAGCTAACGCGCGACAATTTCAGCTTCTCATCCCGTGCTATTGTTGGCTCATTTTTGCAGCCCGCTCCTCCGCCATATGCCAACGATGGCGAATACATACGCATGACAGATGAAGATGTAGCCAAGCGCTTGgaggatttaaaaatttttacgcgTCAAACATTGAATGTGGAACAGCGTATTGAGATCGCTAAGCAACAACAGGTCATGCGCGatgcaaaaaagcaacaaaaagaaGAGATGGCGCGCAACAAAGAAAAAGCACGGCAGGAAAAAAACGAGAAGCTTGAGCAGCAACGAAAAGAAAAGGAGTTAAAAAACCAGCAAATGATTGAG GCACGCAAGAAGCGTCAAGAAGAACTAGAACGCATCAAGCAAGAGGAGCTGCTCAAGAAACAACAG gaaaaagaaaagaaacgaCAAGAAGCTATTTTAGCTAAAGAACAG GAACTCCAAAAACAGAAAGAAGCATTACTTGCCGCCGAATTG GAACGTGAACGCCGCCGTCAACATATGGCACTTGTGCGCCAGCTGGAGGCGCGTCGTAAATTTGTAGAGCGTGAAAAgaagaaacatcaaatgattttAGATCGTCTGATATTGCGTGAGAAGCGCATGGCTATTAGAAAGCGTGATTCAGAAATTTTGGCACAAATAAG AAAACCACAAGAAGACTCTGAAGTTACACATCCTCATGAGTTAGCAGAATTGGAACGCATCGGTGGCAATCGTTTGCCCGGTCAAGCTATGGCCGATTTGCTGATGGTTTTCGAGTTTTTGCACAACTTTGGCGAAACATTAGGATTTG ACATGGAGTCACTTCCCACTCTGCAGAACCTGCATGATGCTCTAATTAGTGACAGCAATCCCGACGCTGAAGAGGAGCTGCTATCTGTGATGACTCATCTGTTGGTGTGCGCCATCGAAGACCCGGGCATACCGAATCCCGGCCGCCACACCACACTCCTCGGACAATCGTTGCGTAACGCCGATATTACCAACTCCAACGTTTCGGAGATTTTGCGTATTTATCTATATGCCACTGCCACCGGTGAGATACGTCAATTGCACGGCATAACAATGGATCGTGAGCGTGAACGTCGTATACCCGATCATCATCAGGTGGACGCCGAAACCGCCTCACATTCGGGTAAAAACGCCGAGTACTATAAACTGCTACATGAAAATGAGACGTGGAAATTGTCGCATTCACTCAAGAATCGTCCCTTCGTTGCATTGAATCCCACAAGAAAGGCGCAAATACTCGCACATCTTTGCAATGATCTGCTTATGAATAAGGCAGTGCTAAAACAGATCGATGGTAGTTTAGAGACATGCGCTCAAATGCGTAAAGAGAAGTACATGACCGACATGAAGGTACGCAAATACAAGGCGTTGCATCAACGCAAGGCGCGCATCGAGGCGTACGAGAAGGCGCAGGCAGAACGCGAGGCGGCAATGCAAGCAGCCATTGCAGCACAGCAGAAGGCCGATGCCGAACGTATGCAGAAAGAGGCTGAGGCAGCAGCTGCTGCGGCGGCGGAAGCGGCGGCAAATGCAGCAGTGGCTGCGAATGCGAATACAGCAACAGAGAATACGGGTGACGAAAAAGACGGTGACGGTAGCAAAACCAATACTGCTGCAGCTGATGGTGCTAATGGCGGCGATGCGTTGTCAAGTAGTAATGCTAATAATCCGGTCACGCCGGAGAGTGCAGAGCATAACAACAGCAGTACTACCAACAATGGTGAGAATCATAACAAGGAAGTGAATGATACAATCGCCGAACGATCTGACAAGATGGATGTAGATGGAGAGACGGCATCAATCAATAACGGTGAAGACAGTAACGCCGCAAAGTGTGACAACAAGGAGCAGTCAATGCCTGTGGCAGTGGCCATAAATGCGTCTGCAACAACTACTGTCGTTGGCGCCAATAATGCTTCAGATGTGCCGCCGCCACATATGCTACAGACGCCATCGTTGCCAAATGTTTTCGACGGCCTTAAATACGATGTGAGTCCCACAAAAAGTTACACTAGTGACAGCGCGGTTACACCCTGTAAGCAACTGAAGCCGGAAGAACCAGTGCTAGGGACGACGCCTGCTTATCACAATGGCGTCAGCAATATGCCAGGCAGTTTGCCAGCCGTTTGTGTACCAGCGACGACCGTTCCAACAGCAACACCGTCCGATTTGAGTAATCTGTTAACAAAAAAGAGTGGTAATGAAGATGTTCCAGCCGATGTGGGATTGGATGATGATCTCAGTGATTTGGAATCGGAGATAACGAACGTTGAGGAAGATGAGGACAATCGATTGAGCGCGGATGAGTTGCAAAAGAAATTGGACAAGATATTACGCGCATCAATGAATTGCAAGGAGCTACTGGAGAAGAGTACGAATCAGCTGCGAGCCACTTGCTTTGGCCAAGATCGTTTTTGGCGACGCTACTGGAAATTGCCGAAAGCAGGTGGTATCTTCATCGAAGCATTGGAGTCGGCACAAAATGATATATTCCACTACCAGGAAGTGTTAGAGGCAGAAGCGGAAGAAGAACGCGCTGCTAAATTGGCGAACGGTGAAACTGAGGCTAAGGATGAGTGCAAAGAGGAACAGGGTGATGAGATAGGCGCGGAGACGCAGAATGTCGATGAACATGGAGAAGAATGCCAGATAGAAAGTAAGGGGGCTAGCACTGAAAAAGCTCTTGATACTACCGAAGACCACAGTATGGAAGCCACAGCGATAGCCGTGAAGGACGACGATGAAAAGATGCAAGTTGACAGCGTCGCGGAGGTGACAACGACCAATTCAGTTGCcactaacaacagcaacaacaataccaaTGGCAACAATACCAATACCGTAGATGTTACGCTTTCAGCAGTGATAGACGATGACGACGACGATGTCGTGCTCACCAGCAAAGACGAACCGGAGATTGTCGATTTGCGGGATgacgacgatgatgatgatgacgtcGTGCACACAGCAACCATACCAGCGCCGAAACGCATGGACATTGATGCGGACAACTATGGTCTAGCTAAGAAGCCACATATCGACGCAGCGACCATTTCCACTAAAACGGACTTCGAGGCGGAGATCAAAATACCCGCCATTCCAGCGCAATTCAATGCAGCTATCGCTGCCGCTGCCGCCGCCGCAGCCGCTGCGGCTGCAGCCAATGCGAATGCAACAAATGCCATTGCGGCTAATGCTATCGGCGAAAAAAACTGTGATAAAAATGAGATTACAATGTTGACGCCGTCGCCGTCACCGATGGGGATGTCGATGCCTACACCGACcccaacaccaacaccaatcCCAACATCCATGATAATGCCGATGCCATTGCCATTGTCCATGCCGTTGTCTATGCCAATGCCGTTACCGTTGCCGATACCGCTGCCAGTGTCAACGGCTGCGCAAATGAGCAGCAACAATACAATAGTCAGCTGTAGCAACAACATTAGCATCAGCGCACCCAGCATTAGCAGTGTAATGCCCAGCATTGGCGGTTTGGATGTGAGCAGCACAACATCAGCCATCATCGACAGCGTTGTGAAGGCAGAAGACTTAAAGAAGGAAGACGACTGCTTCATTGTGTCTGCGACAAGTGGTGATGACGCACTCTTCAAACAGCCGGTAAATGTCTCAGATAAGTGGTTTTCGATACTCGATCGCGATTTGCCATTGATGTCGACCGAACCGATGGATGAAGCAAGCCTCAAAGAGTATAAGATGGCTTTCGCAAATGTCTCATGCGACTCTCTCTTCCAGACACAGGGCCATCCTTGGGAGGTGCAGAATGTCGTGCAGTATTTCAACGTGACTTTGGACGATTGCAAAGTGGACCCAGCCAAATTCGTGCAGGAGTGCATTCTTTCACTTTCCGGTCTGGATGAGAAGCAAATGGAAGCGAAGATACGTGAGTACGAGAAGAAGATGTTGTTAGCTGCAGCTACGGCAGCTGAAGGTGTGGACAGCATAGAGGCTGCGATAGCATCACCGGCGGAGTCAAAAAACTGCCTGGATTCTCCTCGTCAGCGATTGAAGAGTGAGGAAGCGGCGGATAGCGGTGATGAGGAGGAGAATGACCAAAAGTACGAGAATGATTGTAAACCATCCACATCCGCAGCAGCCGCTGTCGCAAATTTGTCATCATCTCCCGCTATTAAAACCGATGTAACGAAAAGTGAAGGCATCGAGGAGGAGCACACCGAAGACAAGAAGTTTTTTCCCTTTTTGAACGATACAAAAATGGACAGTGGCGGCAATGGTGAGTGTAAGCCGACCAAAGACACCATCGATGGTGCCGCAAACGAAGCCAAAGAGAACGACTTCAATACAGTCAGACTAGAAATACGCATGGACGACATTGCTGGCATGTCCATacaaaatttagcaaatatgTCGTTGCAAAATCTCACCACATTCCTTCAATACGATGTACAAACGCCGCTCTCAATGACACCAGAAGAACAAAAACTGCTGGACAAAGTGAAGAAGGAGGGCTACCCTAAGAAAATAACCGGCACATATGTGCCGCGCGATTTGCGCTACGGCTGGTGGAAGTTGGATACTTTCGAAATGCTGCAGCGCGTCATCGATTCCCTGGATCCGAGCGGCTTGCGTGAACGCGATTTACAAGAGAACCTTATGCGCTTCATGCAACAGGAGGATCCCACCATTGGCATCAAGTACCCAATGGCAAGCAAACCTGGCGAAGATGCCACTTACATGGAACCCGACAAGCCGCACGATTGGAATCCAAAAATAGCCAAACGTACCGAACTTGCACTGCTCGATCAACTTGAAGCGTTGGAGGACAAAATAGCTAGCGCTTCAATGCAACTGAAGAACTGGCAGCTGCCACCTCGCATCGAAAGCGAAATCAATCTCGAACTTGAAGATGTAACCGAGGAAGACTTCATCAGCATTATACCAATGATACGTGAACGCATCATAGATTTGGAGGCCAACATCGAGCGACGCTACTTGAAGCCGCCACTTGGCTCACAGACAGGTGATGCGCACTTAGCGGTAATTGCGCAAAATCAACACACCACTACACAAACGCAAAATTCAGCAGCCGCTGCTGCATTCCTGATGcaaatgcaacaacagcaagcgGCTGCTGCACAACAGCAGCTCATcaatatgcaacaacaacaaacacagaaTGTAATCAATGCTTCGGCGTTTAATGAGCGCGCAATGGCAATTGCAGCTGCCAATGCTGCCGCGGCCGCAGCAGCTGCTGGTAATGCGAGCGGAGATGCAGCGGGCGGGCATACAGCAAACACCAGTGGCAATAACTCAGGTGGCGATTCGCCAGCAAGCAACTGTGACAGCGAAAAGGATGAGAAGGTGGAGAATATACCCAAAGGTTTGGCATCGTGGCGGGATGCGGTGTCACGTTCACACACCACTGCACAATTGGCGATGGCGCTTTACGTGCTGGAATCGTGTGTGGCCTGGGATAAGAGCATAATGAAGGCG